GCGCACGAACAGCGCCGGGCTGCCCTTCACCGCATCCAGCAGCAGGCCTTCGTAGGAATCCCGATAGACCACGCGCGAGGGATCGTTCAACGTCGACAGGGCATCGACCTCTTCCAGGGCGAAGCGGTCGCCCGGCTGCTTGACGAACAGCGGCAGGCGGATGCTCTCGTTGGGCTGGATACGGATGCGCACGCGGCTGCCCGGGCGGGCGTCGCCGAACAGCCCGGCCTCCGCGGCACGGAACTGGATGACGATTTCGGTGAGTTTCTCGGGCATGCGTTTGCCCGAGCGCAGGTAGAACGGCACGCCCTGCCAGCGGGCGTTGTCGATCTCCGCCTTGAGCGCGACGAAGGTCTCCGTCGTGCTGGTCGAGTCGTCGCCGAGTTCTTCCCGGTAGCCCGGCACCGGCTTGCCGTCCTGCTTGCCCTGCACGTACTGCCCGCGCACCACGCTCGTCGCGAGGTGGTCGCGGTCCAGCGGCTTGAGCGAGGTCAGCACGCGCACCTTCTCGTCACGCAGCGCATCGGCTTCCAGCGAGGCGGGGCGTTCCATGGCGACCACGGTCAACACCTGCAGCAGGTGGTTCTGGATCATGTCGCGCAGTGCGCCGGAGCCGTCGTAGTAACCGCCGCGCCCTTCCAGGCCCACCGTTTCCGCCGCGGTAATCTGCACATACTCGATGGACTCGCGATCCCACATGCGCTCGAGCATCGGGTTGGCAAAACGCAGCGCGATGATGTTCTGCACCGCCTCCTTGCCCAGGTAATGATCGATGCGGAAGATCGTGTTCTCGGGGAAGTGGCGGCCGACGCCCTCGTTGACCTTGCGCGCGGTCTCCAGGTCGGTGCCGATGGGTTTCTCCAGCACGATGCGCGAACTGGCGGTGCGCAGGCCCTTTTCGTCGACGTTGCGTGCGATGTCGCCGTAAAGGTCGGGCGCCGTGGCCAGGTAGAACACGCGTACGCGATCCTCGGCGGCATCCTTTTCCAGCAACGACTTCAGGCCGTCCCAGTTGCCGCCGGCTTCCGCGCCGTTGAGGCTGACGTAATGCACGCGCTCGAGGAAGCGACTAACCGTATCGTCGGCGTATTCGTCCTCGCGGATGAATTCCTTCAGGGCCTTCTGCGCGCGTTCGCGGTACGAGGCATCGTCCAGCGGCGAACGCGCCGTGCCCACGATCCGCGCGTCGTCGGGGATCTGGCCCTCGGCGAAACGCCGGTACAACGCAGGCAGCAGCTTGCGCATCGTCAGGTCGCCCGTGGCGCCGAAGATCACGTAGTCGAACGAATCGACGGGTTCGAGCGGGGTCGAAGTAGTCATGGTGCGTATTCCCGGAAGTGTCCCGATCATCAATGCGGCATTGCATCATGGATTCAAGGCCAGCGCACCCCGTTACTGTTGCGCGCCACGCACAAATGTTTTGACCGGCAACCTATGACACACGCGCACCCGTCACCCCCATGCAAGGGGACAGCGGCGGCCATACCGGCGGTCGATCACGGGAAAACAACCATGAGCAAGCTGAAAGACAAGGTCGCGCTGGTCACCGGCGCGTCCAAGGGCATCGGTGCGGCCATTGCACGCACGCTGGCCGCCGAAGGTGCCTCCGTGGTGGTCAATTACGCCTCGAGCAAGGCCGGTGCCGATACGGTGGTCGCGGCGATCGAAGCCGCGGGCGGCAAGGCGTTCGCCGTGGGCGGCGACGTGTCGAAGCAGGCGGATGCGGAAGGCATGGTGGCCGCGGCCATCGCGCAGTTCGGCCGCCTGGATATCCTGGTCAACAACGCAGGCGTCTACCAGATGGCCCCGATCGAGGAGACGACCGAGGCCCTGTATCGCCGCATCTTCGACATCAACGTGCTGGGTACCCTCCTGGTCACCCAGGCGGCATCCCCCCATCTCGGCCAGGGCGCCAGCATCATCAATATCGGGTCCACGGTGACGCGGATCACGCCGCCGGGCAGCGCCGTGTATTCGGGCACCAAGGGCGCGGTGGACGCGATCACCGGCGTGCTGTCGCGAGAACTGGGTGCCCGCGGCATCCGGGTCAACGCGGTCAACCCGGGCATGGTCATCACGGAGGGCGTGCATACGGCGGGTTTCGCCGGTGGCGACTTCGAACAGTGGGCGGTCGGCCTGACCCCACTGGGTCGCGTGGGCCAGCCGGACGATATCGCGCCGGTGGTCGCGTTCCTCGCGTCGGACGAGGCCAAGTGGCTCACGGGCGAGCTGATCATCGCCTCGGGCGGCATGCGCTAAAAACGTCCGGGAAGCCCATGGGCGGAACGACGCCGGCGCCCCTATCGAGGGCGCCGGCGCCAGCGTTATCCGTCAGAGCTTGAAGCCGCCCACCACCGACTCCAGCGTGCGGGTCTGGTCTTCCAGGGCCTTGGCCGCGGCCGCGGCTTCCTCGACCAGGGCCGCGTTCTGCTGGGTCATGTCGTCCAGCTGCGTGACCACGCCGCTGACCTGCTCGATACCCTGGCTCTGCTCGTTGCTGGCGGCCATGATCTCTTCCATGAAGGTGGCCACATGCGCCACGTTGCCGGTCAGGTCGCCGATGCGCTGGCCCGCCACGCGGACCAGCGACGAGCCCCGTTCCACATCTTCCACGGAATCCGCGATCAGCGTCTTGATGTCCCGGGCCGCCTTTGCCGAACTCTGGGCCAGGCTGCGCACCTCACCGGCCACCACCGCGAAACCGCGTCCCTGCTCACCGGCACGCGCCGCTTCCACCGCCGCGTTCAGCGCCAGCAGGTTGGTCTGGAAGGCGATGCCGTCGATGACCCCGACGATATCGGCGATGCGGGCGGACGACCGGGTGATGGCATCCATGGTCACGACCACTTCGTCCACCGTGTCACCGCCGCTGCGTGCCGCCGCCGCCGCATCACGGGCCAGCGTGTTGGCCTGACGGGCATTGTCCGCGTTCTGCCGGACCGTGGCGGTCAGCTCTTCCATCGACGCAGCGGTTTCTTCCAGGGAGCTGGCCTGCTCCTCCGTGCGCTGGGAAAGATCGAGGTTGCCGCTGGCGATCTGCGTGGCCGCCGAGGAAATGGCCGCGGAGCTGTCGCGCACCTGCCGCATCATGCCCTGCAGGCGAGCGATGAAGCCGTTGAAGCTGTCCACCACGCCGTTGTATTCGGTGCCCTTGCCATAGCTGAGCCGGCGGGTGAGATCCGCTTCGCCGGAATTGAGCTCGTCGATGTTGGTCTTCAAGGTGGCCAGCTGGTTCATCAGCGCGCGGATGCCCAGCACCAGCGCGATGAGCAGCAGCGCGGCGAGCGGTACCTGCACCGCGGCCAGCTTGGTCAGCACACGGGTGCTGTTCTCGGTGAGCAGATGGGTCGGCAGGCTGGTGGCGAGCACCCAGGGCGTCCCGGCGATCGGCTTGAGGAACAACGTATGCGATTCGCCGTCGACGTCGTAGTCCCGCTCGACCTGGCCCCCCTTGGCCACGCCCGGGAGGGCGTCCCTCACCTGGGCGATCATGGCCGAACTGCCGGCCAGGTCGGCGATCTTCTTCAGGACGATGTCGTCCTTGATGTAGGTGCTGTTGCTGACCACGGTGCCGTTCGGCTCCACGATCAGGATCTGGCCATGCACCTTCTTTTCCATGTCCGCCACGAGGCGGTTGAAGAAGCCCAGCGTGACGTCCACGGTGGAGACGCCGAAGATCTCGTCCCCCTTGTAGATGGCCATGGCGCAGTTGGTCCGCGGCTGTGCGCTCGCGTCGTCCTTGTAGGCGTCGGCCCAGAGGCAATGGCCACGCGGGGCGCTCAGGCCGTTCTTGTACCAGCTCTGTTCCCAGTACTTCAGGGCGTCGGGCTGGTTCCAGTGCGTGTTGACCATCAGCTTGCCGCTGGCATCGCGGGCAAAGAAGGTGCTGTCGCGCTCCTTCGTGGCCTCGCGCTTGAACGGCAGCGGCCAGATGCCGCCACCGAACACGTCGACATCGCCGTACTGGTCCACCAGGCCGGGCTGCAGCCGGTCGATGGACGGGCTGTCCATGAGCGCCACGGTCTGGGTGATGCTGCGCTGTTGCGCCTCCACCTGGTGCAGCTTGTTGGTGATGACCGTGCCGATCTCGTCGACGTTGCGCCCGACCAGTTCGGCTTCACCGGCGCGCAGGTCCGGGCTGACGAAGAGGCGGATCACCACCAGGGTGAGCCCCACCAATACGAGGAAGTACGCAGCTACCGCCACCGTGTAGCGGGCCTGGGTCGATTTGAAAAGAGTCACGCGGGGCGCCCGGAATGAAGGAGACACTTCCTTGACGGCGTATTCGGCACAATCTTTAGGCGCCCGCGGCGTTTTTTGATCAGCCGAGCGCCTTGTCTACCATGGCCTGCGCTTCGGCCAGCACCTGGGCCAGATGGTCGGCACCGCGAAAGCTCTCGCCGTAGACCTTGTAGATATCCTCGGTGCCCGACGGGCGCGCTGCGAACCAGGCTTCGGCCGAGCTGACCTTGATCCCTCCGATGGGCTGGCCACCGGCCTGATTGACCACCGCGACGATCGGATCGCCCGCCAGGGTCTTCGAATCGACCCGATCCGGGGAAAGCTTCGACAGGGTGGCCTTTTGCGCGTGCGAGGCGGGAGCGTCGATGCGCGCGTTGGCCGGGTCGCCCAGCTCGGCGGTGATCCCGCGATAGATCTCGCCAGGGTCGCGCCCGAGTCGGGCGGTCATCTCGCCGGCCAGCAGCGCCGCGACGATGCCGTCCTTGTCGGTCGACCAGACCGATCCGTCCCTTGACAAGAAGGAGGCGCCCGCACTTTCCTCGCAGCCGAAGCCGAGGCTGCCGTCGTAAAGGCCGGAGACGAAATACTTGAAGCCCACCGGAACCTCGCGCAGCGGCCGCCCCAGGCTGGCGGCGACGCGATCGAGCAGGCCGGTGCTGACAGCGGTCTTGCCGACCGCGGCATCGGGGCGCCAACCGGGCCGGTTCTGGAACAGGTACCACGCCGCCGCCGCGAGGTAATGGTTGGCGGGCAGCAAGCCGGTGCTGGGCGCCACGACACCGTGGCGATCGTGATCCGTGTCACAGGCGAAGGCGACCTGGAACGTGTCCTTCAGCCCGATCAGGCGCTGCATGGCATAGGACGACGACGGGTCCATGCGCACGCGACCGTCCCAGTCCAGCGACATGAAGGAGAACGTGGTATCGACGGTTTCGCTGACCACGGTGAGGTCGAGCGTGTAGCGCTCAGCGATCGCACGCCAATAGTGGACACCGGCGCCGCCGAGGGGATCGACGCCCATGCGGACGCCCCTGGCACGAATGATGTCCAGATCCAGCACGTCGCCGAGATCGCTCACGTAACGATCGAGGAAGTCGTACTCGGTCGTGGTGGAGGCCTTGATCGCCTGCGCGAACGGCTGCCGCTTCACCTCGCGCAGCCCGTCCTCGATCAGCGCGTTGGCGCGCTGGGCGATCCATGATGTGGCGTCGGTATCGGCGGGGCCGCCGTGCGGCGGGTTGTACTTGATGCCGCCGCTCTCGGGCGGATTGTGCGACGGCGTGATGACGATACCGTCGGCCAGGCCGCTGTCACGCCCGCGATTGAAGACGAGGATGGCATGCGAGACCGCCGGCGTGGGCGTGAATTCGCCGCCACGGGACACGTAGGTCGCTATCCCATTCGCGGCCAGCACTTCTACCGTGCTTTCGAACGCGGGAGCGGACAGCGCGTGGGTGTCGATGCCCACGAACAGCGGACCGTCGATGCCTTCCTTGCGGCGATACTCGCAGATCGCCTGGACCACGGACTGTACGTGCCATGCATTGAACGAGCGGACCAGCGATGAACCGCGGTGGCCGGACGTCCCGAACACCACGCGCTGCTCGGGCACCGACGGATCGGGCTGCAGGTCGTGATAGGCGGCCAGCAGGGCGGCGACATCCACCGGGGTGGCTTCCGTGGCGGGTTTGCCCGCCAGCGGGCTGATCTTGGCACTCACCGATACGTCTCCTTGGGTGGCGCCGTCGGGGCACCGGACCGTCACATTGTAGGCACGGCGCCTGAACGCCGATGTCAAACCGGCGTGCACTTTTGAGATTTTTTCTATGTCCCGCCCGTGCGGCTGCGACTATGTTGACCGGCCGCCTGTACGCCGGCCGGCGGAAGTCGCAGCCTTTCGATGTATTCGAATATCTCCGCATCGGTTTCCAGCCGCAATTTGCGCATGGCGTTGGTCTTCTGTTGGCTTATGGTGGACAAGCCGCGTCCCGTGGCCCGGGCTATGTCGGTCACGCTGTTGCCCGCGGCGAACAGGCGCAGGATTTCCAGCTCCCGCGGCGAAAGGTCCGCCAGCGTCCCCGTGCCGATGGGCTCGCCCTGCGGTGTGAAAATCATTTCGCGAACGGAGGCTCCCAGGTAGACATGGTTCGACAGGATCTGCGCCAGTGCCTCGGGAATCTCCCGCGTATCCCCCGACTTGCCGATCAGTCCGCGCACGCCTGCCTCGAGGATCTCGCGATAAAGGGCGGGATTGGCCAGGGTGGTGATCACCATGACCGGCAGGTCGGGATAGAGCCGGCGGATTTCCGCCAGCAGGGCCAGCCCGTCGCGGCCCGGTTCGGGCATGCTGAAGTCGGTGATAAGCGCGTCACAGGGTTCCCTGGCCAGCACGGCGAGCAGTTCGTCCGGCGACTGTGCCTCGCCGACCACGTCGGCCAGGCCGTCCTTCGTCAACGCCAGGCTGATGCCCTTGAGCACGACGGGATGATCGTCCGCCAGGATGACACGGTGAACCATGAGTAATCCTTTCTCGATAACCAGTCCAGGCCGCCATGCGCCCTTCCAGGACGCCATCGGCGGGGCGCAGAGTTGAGCACATCGCGCCCATCGCTGCCACTGCGACGACGCCTGCGCGCACAGTTGCTGGCGGGGTACGACCGCATCGCGCTCGCGTGCGCGAGCATCAGAGAATGCCGTGACCTGCCGGCGCTGCTGACTCGTATCGGCCAGCACTACGCCCGCATCGCGCGACGCCACGGCAGCGAGCTGGAGATCGAGGTGGACCCGGCGCTGGCGCACGATCTGGTCGGCCCCTACGCCATGCTGGGCCGCGTGCTGTGCCTCCTGCTGGACAGGGCGTTCGCCGTGCCCGGCAGCGTGCGGGTCGCTTTGCAGGTGGACGTGGTGGGCGATGATCCGGACGGCCAGATGGTCCATATCACCGTCGCGGACACCGGCAACGCGCTCGACGAACACTGCCCGTGCCTGGCGAAGGCCGATGCCATGGTGGCCGCACTGGACGGCGTCCTGCATATCGAGTGTGCGGCCGACCGTGGCACCCGCATCATCGTGGAGATCACCCTCACCCTGCCCCGCGTGCCCCCGCGCATCGATATCGAGACACTCCGCACCACCCTGGGCGGCACGTCAGCGCTGCGCGAGGTGATCGCGGCGCTGGATCGTTCGCTCAGCCGCGACCTGATCCAGCTGTACCTCCTGCTCGCGCAACCCGGCACGGCCGACCTGCAGGCCTGGCTGCACCGCGTGTCCGGCGCGCTGGGCATGGCCGAGGCGACGGACCTCGCCCGCATGGGGCTGCACCTGGAGCGCCGCCTGGCCGAGGAGCGCAGCCCCACCCTCGACGCGGCCATCCGGCGCTTCGGCGAGGACGCCGCCTGCGTGCTCGAGGTGCTTCGCAACCACACCTGACCGATCCGCTATAGTTCGCGCATCGTGAGCACCCTGCCCGCCATCGCCTCCGCCGACGATCCGCTGCGCGCCTTCGTCGATGCCCACCCCCGTCTGTTCGTGTTGACCGGCGCGGGTATCAGCACGGACTCCGGCATCCCCGATTACCGCGACGGCCAAGGCGCGTGGAAACGCCGTCCCCCGATGACCCTGCAGATGTTCATGAGCGGGTCGCCGGCGCGGGCGCGCTACTGGGCCCGCGGCATGATCGGCTGGCGTCATTTCGCCGCCGTCAGCCCGAATGCGGCCCATCGTGCGCTTGCACGGATGGAACAGGATGGCCGCATCGCGCTGCTGCTGACCCAGAACGTCGACGGCCTGCACGAGGCGGCAGGCAGCGTCGAGGTGGTGGACCTGCACGGGCGCCTGGACCGCGTGCGCTGCATGCAGTGCGGCGACATCACCGGACGCGACGCCATGCAGAACCGGCTGATGAGCGCGAACCCCGCATGGCTGGCGCTGCAGGCCACGATCGCACCCGACGGCGACGCGGACCTGGACGAGGTAGACTTCTCCTCCTTCGTCATTCCGGCATGCACGCTCTGCGGCGGCATCCTGAAGCCGGATGTCGTCTTCTTCGGCGAGAACGTGCCGCGTGCCCGCGTGGACACCGCCTGGGAACGCCTCGGCCAGGCGGACGCCATGCTGGTGGTCGGCTCGTCGCTGATGGTCTACTCCGGCTACCGGTTCGTGCTGGAAGCCTCGCGGCGTGGCCTGCCCATCGCCTCGCTCAATATCGGCGTCACGCGTGCCGATGCCCTGTTCGACCTGAAGATCGAGCGTTCGGTGACCGAGGTGCTGGCACCCTATGCCTAACGGCACTCACGAAACCTAGCGGCGCGCGCGGAAGAACGCGCGCAGCATCGCGCTTGCCGTCTCCGCTTCCAGGCCGCCGACCACGGTCACGCGATGGTTGTGCAATGGGGAAACCAGGGTGTCGAAAACGCTTCCCGCCGCACCTGTCTTGGGATCGGTCGCGGCGTACACCACACGTCCGACGCGCGCATGGATCATGGCCATGGCGCACATGGTGCAGGGCTCGAGGGTGACGTAGAGCGTGGAGCCGGGAAACCGGTAATTGCTCACCGCCTGCCCGGCCGCACGCAAAGCCTGGATCTCCGCATGCGCGGTGGGATCGTTCAGGGTGATATTGCGATTCCAACCTTCGCCGATGACGACATCGTCCGACACAAGCACCGCGCCGACCGGGACCTCGCCCTCGGCGTCGCGGGCGTGTGCGGCCAACACCAGCGCACGCTCCATCCAGCGGCGGTCGGCTTCCGAGAACGTGTCATGGCTGGCGACGTAGGGCGTGGACAAGGCAGGGGCATTCCCGGGACAAGGGGCGGATTCTACGTCGTTTAGGCGGGTCGGACGATGCGCCTACGCAGCCGGCTACGACCCGGCTGGCTGAGGCTTACGCCGGAAGCACGTCGCGGCATGATCGTCCACGATGCCTACCGCCTGCATCCAGGCGTAGGTGATGGTGGGGCCGACGAACTTGAAGCCGCGCTTCTTGAGATCCTTGGAAATCGTCACCGACAACGGGGTCTGCGTCGGCACGCTACGCCCGTCGCCCCGGATCACCGTGCCGTCGGTGAACGACCAGCAATACGCATCGAAGGTTTCGCCACGGGCGCGCATGTCCTCGTAGATCCGCGCGCCGTTGATGGTGGCTTCGATCTTTGCCCGCGAGCGGATGATGCCGGCATCGTCGAGCAGGCGGACGATGTCCGCCTCGCCGAATCGCGCCACCTTGGCCGGATCGAAGCCTTTGAACGCCTTACGGAAGTTTTCCCGCTTGCGCAGAATGGTGATCCAGGACAATCCCGCCTGGAAACCCTCCAGCATCAACTGCTCCCAGAGCATGCGCGAGTCGTGCAGCGGCACCCCCCACTCCGTGTCGTGGTACGCGGCGTAGAGCGGGTCGCTGCCGGCCCAGGCGCAACGTGTGGGTTCCTCATTCACCGGTAGCTGCCGTCCTCGTCGCGGATCCACGCCGCCTGCGGCCCGATGCCTCCGGACGAACCGAACAGGTTCCGGAGCCGCGACGGTTGCGACCGCAGGTACTGCTTCGGCGGACGGACGGTAGCGCCCAGGTCCGCGGCGGCATGCCAGGGCCAGCGCGGGTCGTAGAGGATCGTGCGGGCC
This DNA window, taken from Luteibacter sp. 9135, encodes the following:
- the zwf gene encoding glucose-6-phosphate dehydrogenase; its protein translation is MTTSTPLEPVDSFDYVIFGATGDLTMRKLLPALYRRFAEGQIPDDARIVGTARSPLDDASYRERAQKALKEFIREDEYADDTVSRFLERVHYVSLNGAEAGGNWDGLKSLLEKDAAEDRVRVFYLATAPDLYGDIARNVDEKGLRTASSRIVLEKPIGTDLETARKVNEGVGRHFPENTIFRIDHYLGKEAVQNIIALRFANPMLERMWDRESIEYVQITAAETVGLEGRGGYYDGSGALRDMIQNHLLQVLTVVAMERPASLEADALRDEKVRVLTSLKPLDRDHLATSVVRGQYVQGKQDGKPVPGYREELGDDSTSTTETFVALKAEIDNARWQGVPFYLRSGKRMPEKLTEIVIQFRAAEAGLFGDARPGSRVRIRIQPNESIRLPLFVKQPGDRFALEEVDALSTLNDPSRVVYRDSYEGLLLDAVKGSPALFVRKDETEAAWRWVTPILEAWETDTQGPDTYEAGTWGPDAARELLRRAGHRWIEDIAG
- a CDS encoding glucose 1-dehydrogenase — encoded protein: MSKLKDKVALVTGASKGIGAAIARTLAAEGASVVVNYASSKAGADTVVAAIEAAGGKAFAVGGDVSKQADAEGMVAAAIAQFGRLDILVNNAGVYQMAPIEETTEALYRRIFDINVLGTLLVTQAASPHLGQGASIINIGSTVTRITPPGSAVYSGTKGAVDAITGVLSRELGARGIRVNAVNPGMVITEGVHTAGFAGGDFEQWAVGLTPLGRVGQPDDIAPVVAFLASDEAKWLTGELIIASGGMR
- a CDS encoding methyl-accepting chemotaxis protein is translated as MTLFKSTQARYTVAVAAYFLVLVGLTLVVIRLFVSPDLRAGEAELVGRNVDEIGTVITNKLHQVEAQQRSITQTVALMDSPSIDRLQPGLVDQYGDVDVFGGGIWPLPFKREATKERDSTFFARDASGKLMVNTHWNQPDALKYWEQSWYKNGLSAPRGHCLWADAYKDDASAQPRTNCAMAIYKGDEIFGVSTVDVTLGFFNRLVADMEKKVHGQILIVEPNGTVVSNSTYIKDDIVLKKIADLAGSSAMIAQVRDALPGVAKGGQVERDYDVDGESHTLFLKPIAGTPWVLATSLPTHLLTENSTRVLTKLAAVQVPLAALLLIALVLGIRALMNQLATLKTNIDELNSGEADLTRRLSYGKGTEYNGVVDSFNGFIARLQGMMRQVRDSSAAISSAATQIASGNLDLSQRTEEQASSLEETAASMEELTATVRQNADNARQANTLARDAAAAARSGGDTVDEVVVTMDAITRSSARIADIVGVIDGIAFQTNLLALNAAVEAARAGEQGRGFAVVAGEVRSLAQSSAKAARDIKTLIADSVEDVERGSSLVRVAGQRIGDLTGNVAHVATFMEEIMAASNEQSQGIEQVSGVVTQLDDMTQQNAALVEEAAAAAKALEDQTRTLESVVGGFKL
- the pgm gene encoding phosphoglucomutase (alpha-D-glucose-1,6-bisphosphate-dependent), whose amino-acid sequence is MSAKISPLAGKPATEATPVDVAALLAAYHDLQPDPSVPEQRVVFGTSGHRGSSLVRSFNAWHVQSVVQAICEYRRKEGIDGPLFVGIDTHALSAPAFESTVEVLAANGIATYVSRGGEFTPTPAVSHAILVFNRGRDSGLADGIVITPSHNPPESGGIKYNPPHGGPADTDATSWIAQRANALIEDGLREVKRQPFAQAIKASTTTEYDFLDRYVSDLGDVLDLDIIRARGVRMGVDPLGGAGVHYWRAIAERYTLDLTVVSETVDTTFSFMSLDWDGRVRMDPSSSYAMQRLIGLKDTFQVAFACDTDHDRHGVVAPSTGLLPANHYLAAAAWYLFQNRPGWRPDAAVGKTAVSTGLLDRVAASLGRPLREVPVGFKYFVSGLYDGSLGFGCEESAGASFLSRDGSVWSTDKDGIVAALLAGEMTARLGRDPGEIYRGITAELGDPANARIDAPASHAQKATLSKLSPDRVDSKTLAGDPIVAVVNQAGGQPIGGIKVSSAEAWFAARPSGTEDIYKVYGESFRGADHLAQVLAEAQAMVDKALG
- a CDS encoding response regulator transcription factor; the protein is MVHRVILADDHPVVLKGISLALTKDGLADVVGEAQSPDELLAVLAREPCDALITDFSMPEPGRDGLALLAEIRRLYPDLPVMVITTLANPALYREILEAGVRGLIGKSGDTREIPEALAQILSNHVYLGASVREMIFTPQGEPIGTGTLADLSPRELEILRLFAAGNSVTDIARATGRGLSTISQQKTNAMRKLRLETDAEIFEYIERLRLPPAGVQAAGQHSRSRTGGT
- a CDS encoding NAD-dependent protein deacetylase, coding for MPAIASADDPLRAFVDAHPRLFVLTGAGISTDSGIPDYRDGQGAWKRRPPMTLQMFMSGSPARARYWARGMIGWRHFAAVSPNAAHRALARMEQDGRIALLLTQNVDGLHEAAGSVEVVDLHGRLDRVRCMQCGDITGRDAMQNRLMSANPAWLALQATIAPDGDADLDEVDFSSFVIPACTLCGGILKPDVVFFGENVPRARVDTAWERLGQADAMLVVGSSLMVYSGYRFVLEASRRGLPIASLNIGVTRADALFDLKIERSVTEVLAPYA
- the tadA gene encoding tRNA adenosine(34) deaminase TadA; protein product: MSTPYVASHDTFSEADRRWMERALVLAAHARDAEGEVPVGAVLVSDDVVIGEGWNRNITLNDPTAHAEIQALRAAGQAVSNYRFPGSTLYVTLEPCTMCAMAMIHARVGRVVYAATDPKTGAAGSVFDTLVSPLHNHRVTVVGGLEAETASAMLRAFFRARR
- a CDS encoding DNA-3-methyladenine glycosylase I, giving the protein MNEEPTRCAWAGSDPLYAAYHDTEWGVPLHDSRMLWEQLMLEGFQAGLSWITILRKRENFRKAFKGFDPAKVARFGEADIVRLLDDAGIIRSRAKIEATINGARIYEDMRARGETFDAYCWSFTDGTVIRGDGRSVPTQTPLSVTISKDLKKRGFKFVGPTITYAWMQAVGIVDDHAATCFRRKPQPAGS